A window of Candidatus Curtissbacteria bacterium genomic DNA:
CTCTTGGAGATGACTGGCCCGAATTATTAACCGTAAAAGAAGTTGCAAAGATCTTGCGCGTTGCCCCACTAACCGTCAAACGATGGGGCAAACGCGGTAAACTTCCCGCAATCCGCATAAATTCCCGTGGCGACCGTCGTTATAAGAAAGAAGCGGTTTTGTGGCTTCTCGGTCAACAATCAGGCGGCAGCACAAATCAGTAAGCAAACCACTTGTCTCTTGCGACTTCACTTCCGTTCAGTCTAAAAAAGAAGCGTTCTTTGGTTGCTAGGACAACAATCCGGAGGGAGTTCTCAGTAAAGATAACAAAATAACGACTTCCTTCTTGCGATCCTCACATCGTGCAGCTACAAAATTCCAATTATCAAGCACATAACAAATAATTCTTAATTTGGAATTTTTAATGAATTTTAAATGCTTTAATTTATAATTTTAATGATTAGGATTTGATCAGAAATTAAAAATTAGAAATTGACTTAATTCGTTTATGGTTTGAAATTTGAGATTTAGAAGTTTAACTTTTGATACCCGTGATACTCTTATTTTAGGGATTCTTAACACAATAATTATAACCAGCTCTAGGAGTACACCTTAAGTTATTTAGATCTTTGTCTCCACTATTTTCAATGTTCACTGAAAGCGTATAGCTGAAGTCCGTGCTTTCATAGTAGTAAGGCGCAGGTGTGTATTGCCCTGGTGCCGGTGGTGGTGCCGGTGGTGGGG
This region includes:
- a CDS encoding helix-turn-helix domain-containing protein; translation: MALGDDWPELLTVKEVAKILRVAPLTVKRWGKRGKLPAIRINSRGDRRYKKEAVLWLLGQQSGGSTNQ